Proteins encoded in a region of the Paenibacillus pedocola genome:
- a CDS encoding lysophospholipid acyltransferase family protein yields the protein MIYVICRGLLRLIYAILFPLKIVGKENVPKEGGVLLCANHISLLDPMTIGIKLKRQVKYMAKAELFKVPVLGWLIDKLGAFPVKRGGVSKESIKTALNTLRSGHVMGIFPEGTRNSDSGVAKKGAASFALRSGAAVVPAAIIGSYKPFRRMTVIYGEPIDLSSFAGAGSESLEEVTDVIMGRIHEMSKTGRPSTK from the coding sequence ATGATTTATGTTATTTGCCGTGGATTGCTTCGCTTGATTTATGCCATCCTGTTCCCGCTCAAGATTGTGGGGAAAGAAAATGTGCCAAAGGAGGGCGGGGTACTGCTCTGCGCGAACCATATCAGCCTGCTCGATCCGATGACGATTGGGATTAAGCTGAAACGTCAGGTCAAGTATATGGCCAAGGCCGAACTATTCAAGGTTCCGGTGCTGGGCTGGCTCATAGACAAACTGGGCGCTTTTCCTGTCAAACGTGGCGGCGTAAGCAAAGAATCCATTAAAACGGCCCTTAATACGCTTCGCAGCGGACATGTTATGGGCATTTTTCCGGAAGGAACGCGTAACTCTGATTCCGGCGTTGCTAAGAAAGGCGCAGCAAGCTTTGCGCTTCGCAGCGGCGCAGCAGTTGTTCCGGCCGCTATTATCGGTTCTTATAAGCCATTCCGCCGAATGACCGTTATTTATGGGGAACCCATTGATCTCAGCTCATTTGCCGGAGCAGGCAGCGAATCTCTTGAAGAAGTTACCGACGTAATTATGGGACGGATCCATGAGATGAGTAAGACCGGCAGGCCCAGTACGAAATAA
- the prsW gene encoding glutamic-type intramembrane protease PrsW has protein sequence MLLLSVITSAVAPGLALLTFFYLKDKYDQEPLHMVIKVFLLGLLIVFPVMIIQRGMVLGLSGGPYVDSFLISSGVEECLKWFVLYHMIYNHTEFDEPYDGILYAVAISLGFATIENIMYAWYSHASIGSMFMRALLPVSGHAMFGVIMGYHMGRAKFSRGNRTRGVLLVSLLLPWLWHGIYDFILSTTANYWIWFIVPLMAVLWYGGMGKVALANSRSPFRFLKREEEVNL, from the coding sequence GTGCTTTTGTTATCGGTCATTACGTCGGCAGTGGCACCGGGACTTGCGCTGCTGACTTTTTTCTATCTGAAAGATAAGTATGATCAGGAACCGCTGCATATGGTCATAAAGGTATTTTTGCTCGGCCTGCTGATTGTTTTTCCGGTTATGATCATTCAGAGGGGCATGGTGCTGGGGCTGAGTGGTGGTCCCTATGTCGATTCTTTCCTCATCTCTTCAGGAGTGGAGGAATGCTTGAAGTGGTTTGTGCTGTACCATATGATTTACAATCATACCGAATTTGACGAGCCATATGATGGAATACTATATGCCGTAGCGATTTCGCTAGGCTTTGCAACAATTGAGAATATAATGTATGCCTGGTACAGCCATGCTTCTATCGGTTCAATGTTTATGAGGGCATTGCTGCCGGTCTCGGGACATGCGATGTTCGGAGTTATTATGGGATATCACATGGGCAGAGCCAAGTTCTCGAGGGGGAACAGAACGCGGGGAGTCCTGCTAGTCTCGCTCTTGCTGCCTTGGCTGTGGCATGGAATCTATGACTTTATACTAAGTACTACAGCGAATTACTGGATATGGTTTATCGTGCCTCTGATGGCTGTATTATGGTATGGAGGCATGGGAAAGGTGGCGCTGGCCAACAGCCGCTCCCCGTTCCGTTTTTTGAAGCGTGAGGAAGAGGTTAACCTATAA
- the ypeB gene encoding germination protein YpeB, whose protein sequence is MYKRLSAIMFPLTALLLVGALVWGYQENQEKNSILIKAENQYQRAFHDLSFHVERLHGELGNTLAVNSSSNGMHRKGLVNVWRLTSEAQNEINQLPLTLLPFSETEEFLSKIANFSYKAAVRDFTKKPLTEAELGNLKALYKNSGEISKDLQEVQQKVIGNKLRWMDVESALATEEKAEDNTIIDGFKTVDKRVAAYPELDWGPSVASIYDKRSVKKLGGKPVTAEEIKAKAVKFADIGGNEKVDVRENGKGTEWASFTAMVSSPDHQQPISMDFTREGGLLISYNDNREVGPAKVSMKQAVTKAGEFLKKKGYPGMTAVSADRYDNLGNLTFVSSQNGVLIYPEKMTVRVALDTGDPTGFQASDFVKEHQEKREIPKPGLSLAEARKHLNPEFKELYHRLAWIENEDAVELLTYEFGGKINGSQYRIYLNAADGNEEAVEEVRTSSGAQDK, encoded by the coding sequence ATGTACAAAAGATTAAGTGCCATAATGTTCCCGCTTACCGCATTGTTGCTGGTAGGAGCGCTGGTCTGGGGATATCAGGAGAACCAGGAGAAAAACTCAATTCTAATCAAAGCGGAGAATCAGTATCAGCGAGCCTTCCATGATCTTTCTTTTCACGTGGAGCGGCTTCATGGTGAACTCGGTAATACCCTTGCAGTGAACTCTTCCTCGAACGGAATGCACCGCAAAGGCCTCGTTAATGTATGGCGGTTAACCAGTGAGGCACAGAATGAGATCAACCAGCTTCCGCTTACATTGTTGCCGTTCAGTGAGACGGAGGAATTTCTTTCGAAGATCGCCAACTTCTCTTATAAAGCTGCTGTCCGTGACTTCACGAAAAAGCCGCTGACAGAAGCCGAATTGGGAAACCTCAAGGCGCTCTATAAAAATTCCGGCGAAATCTCCAAGGATTTGCAGGAAGTGCAACAGAAGGTTATTGGCAATAAGCTGCGCTGGATGGATGTGGAGTCTGCACTCGCGACTGAGGAAAAAGCCGAGGATAATACGATTATTGACGGTTTTAAAACAGTGGATAAACGGGTTGCAGCCTATCCCGAACTGGATTGGGGGCCATCCGTGGCCAGCATTTATGACAAACGTTCCGTGAAGAAACTCGGGGGCAAGCCGGTTACTGCAGAGGAAATCAAAGCAAAAGCCGTGAAGTTTGCCGACATCGGCGGTAATGAGAAGGTGGATGTCCGTGAGAACGGAAAAGGCACCGAGTGGGCTTCATTTACGGCTATGGTGTCTAGCCCCGATCATCAGCAGCCGATCAGCATGGACTTTACAAGAGAAGGCGGGCTGCTGATTTCGTATAATGATAACCGCGAGGTCGGACCGGCCAAAGTCTCGATGAAACAGGCGGTAACCAAAGCAGGCGAATTCCTGAAAAAAAAGGGTTATCCGGGAATGACCGCAGTCAGTGCGGACCGTTATGATAATCTCGGGAACCTGACTTTTGTGAGCAGCCAGAACGGTGTGCTGATCTATCCTGAGAAAATGACGGTGCGGGTTGCACTGGATACGGGGGATCCTACTGGTTTCCAGGCGAGCGACTTTGTCAAAGAACATCAGGAAAAGCGCGAAATCCCCAAACCCGGCCTATCGCTTGCAGAGGCCAGAAAACACTTGAACCCGGAATTCAAAGAGCTTTATCACCGTCTGGCCTGGATTGAAAATGAAGATGCTGTGGAGCTTCTTACGTATGAATTCGGGGGCAAAATCAACGGTTCACAATACCGGATTTATTTGAATGCTGCGGATGGAAATGAAGAGGCAGTGGAAGAGGTGCGTACTTCCTCTGGAGCACAGGATAAATAA
- a CDS encoding flagellar brake protein, with translation MYPKINEHLYIQVASSDPAETEIEYRSRIADMEDDAFLIEIPMQVDKGRLKKLFMGDELSVYFITEGGIKNYFNTHVIGFKEDVIRMVRIRKPEAESIFKIQRRSFLRVNAELELAVKDALGSRFLVRTDDIGGGGTSFLSDAKVKLAVSDKLSCWLLLPYRNGSMEHANFEGEIVRMKPLENGRSLVMLKFLSISDAERQKIIRYCFERQFDFRNR, from the coding sequence TTGTATCCCAAAATTAATGAACATCTATACATACAGGTAGCTTCCAGTGACCCGGCGGAAACGGAGATCGAATACCGATCCAGAATCGCGGATATGGAAGATGATGCTTTTCTGATTGAAATTCCGATGCAGGTGGATAAGGGACGGCTTAAAAAGCTGTTTATGGGTGACGAGCTCTCCGTATACTTTATTACTGAAGGCGGGATTAAGAATTATTTCAATACTCATGTTATCGGATTTAAAGAAGATGTGATCCGTATGGTCCGGATTCGCAAGCCGGAAGCGGAATCCATCTTCAAAATTCAGCGCCGCAGTTTTTTGCGCGTTAACGCTGAGCTTGAGCTCGCTGTGAAAGATGCACTAGGCAGCCGTTTTCTCGTCCGGACCGATGATATCGGGGGCGGGGGAACTTCATTTCTCAGCGACGCCAAGGTTAAGCTTGCGGTTTCCGACAAGCTCAGCTGCTGGCTGCTCCTTCCTTACCGCAACGGCAGCATGGAGCATGCGAATTTTGAAGGGGAAATTGTGCGGATGAAGCCGCTGGAAAACGGGCGCAGTCTCGTTATGCTGAAGTTCCTGTCCATTTCTGATGCTGAACGGCAAAAAATTATCCGCTATTGCTTTGAACGGCAGTTTGATTTCCGCAACCGCTGA
- the cmk gene encoding (d)CMP kinase translates to MDRQGTHTNDRINVAIDGPAGAGKSTVARLVARKLSYIYVDTGAMYRAITWYMLREGIPPEAHDKVDELVRDMVIELIPEEDVQKVLINGEDVTPHIRSLQVSGQVSQYSKLEGVRSRLSHLQRQMALRKGVVMDGRDIGTTVLPDAEVKIFMTASVEERALRRYKELKDAETVTLQQLEHDIAARDRLDEGREISPLRRAEDAILLDTTYMDIHQAVEAIVSHCRSHVNGERNHS, encoded by the coding sequence TTGGATAGGCAGGGGACACATACTAACGACAGAATTAACGTCGCCATCGACGGACCTGCCGGGGCAGGCAAGAGTACTGTAGCCCGATTGGTAGCACGCAAGCTGTCTTACATTTATGTTGATACGGGTGCTATGTACCGCGCAATTACCTGGTATATGCTCCGTGAAGGCATACCGCCGGAAGCCCATGATAAGGTGGATGAACTCGTCCGCGATATGGTGATTGAGCTTATTCCGGAGGAAGATGTACAGAAGGTGCTTATTAATGGGGAAGACGTAACCCCACATATCCGCAGTCTTCAGGTCAGCGGTCAAGTATCGCAGTATTCGAAACTCGAAGGCGTAAGATCCAGACTCAGTCATCTGCAGCGTCAGATGGCACTCCGCAAAGGGGTAGTCATGGACGGCCGCGATATCGGTACGACCGTACTGCCGGATGCCGAAGTGAAGATTTTCATGACGGCAAGTGTGGAGGAACGTGCCCTCCGCCGTTACAAGGAGCTGAAAGATGCGGAAACAGTGACTCTCCAGCAGCTTGAACACGATATTGCAGCCCGTGACCGTCTTGATGAAGGACGGGAGATTTCGCCGCTGCGCCGTGCAGAGGATGCTATTCTTCTTGACACGACCTATATGGATATCCATCAAGCCGTGGAAGCTATTGTCTCCCACTGCAGATCTCATGTTAACGGGGAGAGAAATCATTCATGA